The Stenotrophomonas maltophilia genome includes a region encoding these proteins:
- a CDS encoding GGDEF domain-containing protein, translating to MEPPQLDDASQPLAEAWQHCLLQAGPAATALLKAAATDAPPALAQRFYEVLLQDGRARRFLSHDQVKQRLQPAMQRWLVQLLTTDASGIATTVASQRVIGDVHARVGIPVDLVTRGARVLKHELFVRLRDDAPDSATAFAAIDCLSAIMDIAMEGMTLAYTHARDRSTRADAAYRLFSLVQNVGTERERQRALLLDWENALLYALAGHVQASDNASLATSEFGLWFTHKGIPSFGESSETQQVGQLMARIDGHLQRASGDAPAQRLAVLPAIREDLAAIRTLMTLLFERIGELDAGSDALTNLLNRRFLPTVLRREIELATRNRTPFSLLLLDLDHFKAINDGHGHDAGDRALQHVAGLLGQLTRGSDYLFRYGGEEFVVVLVAASESQATVIAESLRRQIAQSPVALANGQVLELTASIGVAGHDGHPDYERLMARADAAMYEAKRSGRNRVVVASEALQEAPGRRALQR from the coding sequence GTGGAACCACCCCAATTGGACGATGCCAGCCAGCCGCTGGCCGAGGCCTGGCAGCACTGCCTGCTCCAGGCCGGCCCTGCCGCCACCGCGCTGCTCAAGGCCGCTGCCACCGATGCCCCACCCGCGCTGGCCCAGCGCTTTTACGAAGTGCTGCTGCAGGACGGGCGTGCACGCCGCTTCCTGTCCCACGACCAGGTCAAGCAGCGCCTGCAGCCGGCCATGCAGCGCTGGCTGGTGCAACTGCTGACCACCGACGCCTCCGGCATCGCCACCACCGTCGCCTCGCAGCGGGTGATCGGCGACGTACACGCACGGGTCGGCATCCCGGTCGACCTGGTCACCCGCGGTGCGCGCGTGCTCAAGCACGAGCTGTTCGTGCGCCTGCGCGACGACGCGCCCGACAGCGCGACCGCGTTCGCCGCCATCGACTGCCTCAGCGCGATCATGGACATCGCCATGGAAGGCATGACCCTGGCCTACACCCATGCGCGCGATCGCTCCACCCGTGCCGACGCCGCCTACCGGCTGTTCTCGCTGGTACAGAACGTCGGTACCGAACGCGAGCGCCAGCGCGCACTGCTGCTGGACTGGGAGAACGCCCTGCTCTACGCACTCGCCGGCCACGTGCAGGCCAGCGACAACGCCAGCCTGGCCACCTCGGAGTTCGGCCTGTGGTTCACCCATAAGGGCATCCCCAGCTTCGGCGAAAGCAGCGAAACGCAGCAGGTGGGCCAGTTGATGGCCCGTATTGACGGCCACCTGCAGCGCGCCAGCGGCGATGCACCGGCGCAGCGACTGGCGGTACTGCCGGCCATCCGCGAGGACCTGGCCGCCATCCGCACCCTGATGACACTGCTGTTCGAGCGCATCGGCGAACTGGATGCCGGCAGCGACGCGCTGACCAACCTGCTCAACCGTCGCTTCCTGCCCACCGTGCTGCGCCGGGAAATCGAGCTGGCCACGCGCAACCGCACACCGTTCTCGCTGCTGCTGCTCGACCTGGATCACTTCAAGGCAATCAACGACGGCCACGGCCACGATGCCGGCGACCGCGCGTTGCAGCATGTGGCCGGCCTGCTCGGCCAGCTCACGCGTGGCAGCGACTACCTGTTCCGCTATGGCGGCGAAGAATTCGTGGTGGTGCTGGTGGCGGCCAGCGAATCACAGGCGACCGTGATCGCCGAGAGCCTGCGCCGGCAGATCGCACAGTCGCCGGTAGCGCTGGCCAATGGCCAGGTGCTGGAACTGACCGCCAGCATCGGCGTGGCCGGTCACGATGGTCATCCGGATTACGAGCGGCTGATGGCACGTGCCGACGCCGCGATGTACGAGGCCAAGCGCAGCGGCCGCAACCGCGTGGTGGTGGCCAGCGAGGCATTGCAGGAAGCCCCCGGGCGGCGTGCGCTGCAGCGATGA
- a CDS encoding TonB-dependent siderophore receptor, which produces MSPAVVLSPRPLALAVAVLLAGSALTAQAETDATDIDTVHVTASQIARQALGTSTITAEDIARRPPANDIAELLRTMPGVNLTGNSASGQYGNNRQIDLRGMGPENTLILVDGKRIGARDAVRMGRSGERNTRGDTNWVPAEMIERIEVLRGPAAARYGSGASGGVVNIITKRPTGDLTGAVDLYGLVPEHSAEGGSERVGLQLSGPMTDTLSFRLYGNLNKTDADSLELNRQYATNPNAVPPAGREGVKNRDINALLRWDVTANQVVEFEAGTSRQGNIYAGDRAVSTTGTSTGVDLAALAEGEAETNRMYRNTGAITHRGRWGDVTSRVTAAVEAVNNSRINEGLAGGPEGSFNGTDWSTSRLRNYQLDGEVSFPTTLGGAENIWTLGFEYLDSRLTDPYSMSQSSSSGGGIPGLSADRARGKADAQTTAVFVEDNIYLGERWIVTPGLRFDHHSQFGNNTSPSLNAQFRINGDWVVKGGIARAFKAPNLYQSNPDYLYYTRGNGCPNALPSLGAGCYMRGNADLKAETSLNKELGIEWAPQSGWQASLTYFHNDYKDKIQAGYTQIGLTADTRGRIFRWENAPKAIVQGLEGNLVIPLLGEQGNRLKWSNNFTYMVENENKRTGQPLSVIPKYTVNTMLDWQATDKLSLLLTGTFYGKQKPATTNINNDPRCTGTCDPSIALQDRGAYNIWGVSARYRVTETVSFGFGVNNLADKRLFREANSSDAGAATYNEPGRAYWASLRFGF; this is translated from the coding sequence ATGTCTCCTGCCGTTGTCCTTTCGCCGCGCCCGCTGGCGCTTGCCGTTGCCGTCCTGCTGGCGGGCAGCGCCCTGACCGCCCAGGCCGAAACCGACGCCACCGATATCGACACGGTGCACGTCACCGCCTCGCAGATCGCGCGCCAGGCACTGGGTACCTCGACCATCACCGCCGAGGACATCGCCCGGCGCCCGCCGGCCAACGACATCGCCGAGCTGCTGCGGACCATGCCGGGCGTGAACCTGACCGGCAACAGTGCCTCGGGCCAGTACGGCAACAACCGCCAGATCGACCTGCGTGGCATGGGCCCGGAAAACACCCTGATCCTGGTCGATGGCAAGCGCATCGGCGCACGCGATGCCGTGCGCATGGGGCGCAGTGGTGAGCGCAATACCCGCGGTGACACCAACTGGGTGCCGGCGGAAATGATCGAGCGCATCGAAGTGCTGCGCGGCCCGGCGGCGGCACGCTACGGCTCGGGTGCGTCTGGCGGCGTGGTCAACATCATCACCAAGCGCCCGACCGGCGACCTGACCGGTGCGGTCGACCTGTATGGCCTGGTGCCCGAGCACAGCGCCGAAGGCGGCAGCGAGCGCGTCGGCCTGCAGTTGAGCGGGCCGATGACCGACACCCTGTCGTTCCGCCTGTACGGCAATCTCAACAAGACCGACGCGGACTCGCTGGAGCTCAACCGCCAGTACGCTACCAACCCCAACGCGGTGCCGCCGGCCGGCCGCGAGGGCGTCAAGAACCGCGACATCAACGCGCTGCTGCGCTGGGACGTGACTGCCAACCAGGTGGTGGAGTTCGAAGCCGGCACCAGCCGCCAGGGCAACATCTACGCTGGCGACCGCGCGGTCAGCACCACCGGTACATCGACCGGCGTTGACCTGGCGGCACTGGCCGAGGGCGAAGCGGAGACCAACCGCATGTACCGCAACACCGGCGCGATCACCCATCGTGGCCGCTGGGGCGATGTGACCTCGCGGGTGACGGCCGCGGTGGAGGCGGTCAACAACTCGCGCATCAACGAAGGCCTGGCCGGTGGCCCGGAGGGCAGCTTCAACGGCACCGACTGGTCGACCTCGCGCCTGCGCAACTACCAGCTGGATGGCGAAGTGAGTTTCCCGACCACGCTGGGCGGCGCCGAGAACATCTGGACGCTTGGCTTTGAATACCTGGACAGCCGCCTGACCGACCCGTACTCGATGAGCCAGTCCAGCAGCAGCGGCGGCGGCATCCCGGGGCTGTCGGCCGATCGTGCGCGGGGCAAGGCCGATGCGCAGACCACCGCCGTGTTCGTCGAAGACAACATCTACCTGGGTGAGCGCTGGATCGTTACCCCGGGCCTGCGCTTCGACCACCACAGCCAGTTCGGCAACAACACCAGCCCCAGCCTCAACGCGCAGTTCCGCATCAACGGCGACTGGGTGGTGAAGGGCGGCATCGCCCGGGCGTTCAAGGCGCCGAACCTGTACCAGTCGAATCCGGACTATCTGTATTACACCCGTGGCAATGGCTGCCCGAATGCACTGCCGAGCCTGGGCGCCGGCTGCTACATGCGCGGCAATGCGGACCTGAAGGCGGAAACCAGCCTGAACAAGGAACTCGGCATCGAGTGGGCACCGCAGAGTGGCTGGCAGGCATCGTTGACGTACTTCCATAACGACTACAAGGACAAGATCCAGGCCGGCTACACCCAGATCGGCCTGACTGCCGACACCAGGGGCCGCATCTTCCGCTGGGAGAACGCGCCGAAGGCGATCGTGCAGGGGCTGGAAGGCAACCTGGTGATCCCGCTGCTGGGCGAGCAGGGCAACCGCCTGAAGTGGAGCAACAACTTCACCTACATGGTGGAGAACGAGAACAAGCGCACCGGCCAGCCGCTGTCGGTGATTCCGAAGTACACCGTCAACACGATGCTGGACTGGCAGGCCACCGACAAGCTGTCGCTGCTGCTGACCGGCACGTTCTACGGCAAGCAGAAGCCGGCCACTACCAACATCAACAATGATCCGCGCTGCACCGGCACCTGCGACCCATCGATCGCACTGCAGGATCGCGGTGCGTACAACATCTGGGGCGTGAGCGCGCGCTACAGGGTGACCGAGACGGTCAGCTTCGGCTTCGGCGTGAACAACCTGGCCGACAAGCGCCTGTTCCGCGAGGCCAACAGCAGCGATGCCGGCGCGGCGACCTACAACGAGCCGGGCCGCGCGTACTGGGCCAGCCTGCGCTTCGGGTTCTGA
- a CDS encoding cation diffusion facilitator family transporter, which produces MGHDHDHLPSEIRHEKPLWWALGLTSTFLVVEVVGAFWTNSLALLSDAAHMATDALALMIALVAVRLSRRPPDARRTYGYARLEALGAMINGAMLFVVAGYILWEAVGRFSKPQEIASTGMLVIASAGLVINLISMRLLQAGSGESLNVKGAYLEVWADMLGSVAVIAGAVLIQFTGWKPIDAILAVLIGLWVLPRTWVLMREAINVLLEGVPKGMDVAKVRDSLSSHAAVMDVHDLHVWALASSTPALTAHVVTRDGTDADALRRELSGRLHDDFGIEHVTLQLEADHCGEACGEPAPVKGGEHEGHEGHDHDEDAQGHRGHVHR; this is translated from the coding sequence ATGGGCCACGACCACGATCACCTGCCATCCGAGATCCGCCACGAGAAACCCTTGTGGTGGGCGCTCGGCCTGACCTCCACCTTCCTCGTCGTCGAAGTGGTGGGCGCGTTCTGGACCAACAGCCTGGCGCTGTTGTCCGACGCGGCACACATGGCCACCGACGCGCTGGCCCTGATGATCGCGCTGGTCGCGGTGCGGCTGAGCCGGCGCCCGCCGGATGCGCGTCGCACCTACGGCTATGCGCGCCTGGAAGCGCTGGGCGCAATGATCAACGGCGCGATGCTGTTCGTGGTTGCCGGCTACATCCTGTGGGAAGCCGTCGGGCGCTTCAGCAAGCCGCAGGAGATCGCCTCCACCGGCATGCTGGTGATCGCCTCGGCCGGCCTGGTCATCAACCTGATCTCGATGCGCCTGCTGCAGGCCGGCAGCGGCGAGAGTCTCAACGTGAAGGGAGCCTACCTGGAAGTGTGGGCGGACATGCTCGGCTCGGTGGCGGTGATTGCGGGTGCGGTGCTGATCCAGTTCACCGGCTGGAAGCCGATCGATGCGATCCTGGCGGTGCTGATCGGCCTGTGGGTGTTGCCGCGCACCTGGGTGCTGATGCGCGAGGCGATCAACGTGCTGCTGGAAGGCGTGCCCAAGGGCATGGACGTGGCCAAGGTGCGCGACAGCCTGTCCAGCCACGCCGCGGTAATGGACGTGCATGACCTGCACGTGTGGGCGCTGGCCTCCAGCACGCCGGCGCTGACCGCGCATGTCGTTACGCGCGACGGCACCGATGCCGATGCGCTGCGCCGTGAGCTGAGCGGGCGCCTGCACGATGACTTCGGCATCGAGCACGTGACACTGCAGCTTGAAGCGGACCACTGCGGCGAAGCCTGTGGTGAGCCGGCGCCGGTGAAGGGCGGCGAGCATGAGGGCCATGAAGGTCATGACCACGACGAGGACGCGCAGGGCCATCGCGGTCACGTGCATCGTTGA
- the nfi gene encoding deoxyribonuclease V (cleaves DNA at apurinic or apyrimidinic sites), with amino-acid sequence MNTVIDPGRWEGSVTAARAQQTQLASRVERQDRLPNDVRWLAGLDVGFEDNGATTRAAAVLLDAKTLQPVAQEIARIPTVMPYIPGLLSFRELPALLAALALLPRTPELVFVDGHGISHPRRLGVAAHLGVVTDLPSIGVAKSKLVGRFVEPGAEAGAHTPLMDGDEQLGWVLRSKVRCKPLFVAGGHRVSADTALAWVQRTLHGYRLPEPTRLADRLASRRDE; translated from the coding sequence ATGAATACGGTGATCGACCCCGGGCGCTGGGAAGGCAGCGTCACCGCTGCCCGCGCGCAGCAGACCCAGCTTGCCAGCCGCGTGGAGCGCCAGGACCGCCTGCCCAACGACGTGCGCTGGCTGGCCGGGCTGGATGTGGGCTTTGAGGACAACGGTGCCACCACCCGCGCCGCAGCGGTCCTGCTGGATGCGAAGACATTGCAGCCCGTGGCGCAGGAAATAGCGCGCATTCCCACGGTGATGCCGTACATCCCCGGCCTGCTCAGCTTCCGCGAGTTGCCAGCTCTGCTGGCCGCACTGGCGCTGCTGCCACGCACGCCGGAACTGGTGTTCGTCGATGGCCACGGCATCAGCCATCCGCGCCGGCTGGGCGTGGCCGCGCATCTGGGCGTGGTCACCGACCTGCCGAGCATCGGCGTGGCCAAGTCGAAACTGGTCGGCCGCTTCGTCGAACCGGGCGCCGAAGCAGGCGCGCATACGCCATTGATGGACGGTGACGAGCAGCTCGGCTGGGTGCTGCGCAGCAAGGTGCGCTGCAAGCCGCTGTTCGTGGCCGGCGGCCATCGGGTCAGTGCCGATACCGCGCTGGCCTGGGTGCAGCGCACGCTGCACGGTTACCGGCTGCCGGAGCCGACCCGGCTGGCGGATCGGCTGGCCTCGCGACGGGACGAATGA
- the gpmA gene encoding 2,3-diphosphoglycerate-dependent phosphoglycerate mutase, which yields MTRKLVLLRHGQSQWNLDNRFTGWVDVDLTEQGRREAAAAGRLMREEGLQFDVAHTSVLKRAIHTLQGALAELEQDWLPVNKSWRLNERHYGGLQGLDKAETAAKHGEEQVKVWRRSYDIPPPPMELEDPGHPIHDRRYAGLDRNALPGTESLATTLDRVLPYWHDAIAPQLKDGKTVLVTAHGNSLRALYKYLNNVSREEILELNIPTGIPLLFELNDDLTVQSFRYLGDPEAARKAAEAVANQGKAK from the coding sequence GTGACCCGTAAACTCGTACTGTTGCGCCATGGCCAGAGCCAGTGGAACCTGGACAACCGCTTCACCGGCTGGGTCGATGTCGACCTGACCGAGCAGGGACGCCGGGAAGCGGCCGCCGCCGGTCGCCTGATGCGCGAGGAAGGCCTGCAGTTCGACGTCGCCCACACCTCCGTGCTCAAGCGTGCCATCCACACCCTGCAGGGTGCGCTGGCCGAGCTGGAGCAGGACTGGCTGCCGGTGAACAAGTCCTGGCGCCTCAACGAGCGGCACTACGGCGGCCTGCAGGGGCTGGACAAGGCCGAGACCGCGGCCAAGCACGGCGAAGAGCAGGTCAAGGTCTGGCGTCGTTCGTACGACATCCCGCCGCCGCCGATGGAACTGGAAGATCCGGGCCACCCGATCCATGACCGCCGTTACGCCGGTCTGGACCGCAACGCGCTGCCGGGCACCGAGTCGCTGGCCACCACCCTGGATCGCGTGCTGCCGTACTGGCACGACGCGATCGCGCCGCAGCTGAAGGACGGCAAGACCGTGCTGGTCACCGCCCACGGCAACTCGCTGCGCGCGCTGTACAAGTACCTCAACAATGTCTCGCGCGAGGAAATCCTCGAGCTGAACATCCCGACCGGCATCCCGCTGCTGTTCGAACTGAACGACGACCTGACGGTGCAGTCGTTCCGCTATCTGGGCGACCCGGAAGCGGCGCGCAAGGCCGCCGAAGCCGTGGCCAACCAGGGCAAGGCGAAATAA
- a CDS encoding M13 family metallopeptidase, producing MNVRNLVPLGLTIAIAASLAACGKNETAPAAGADAKPAFDLSQIKTPLISLNSADLDPAISACTDLNGFVNSKWLKANPVPGDQTTWGSFEILRERSLEVQHALVQQAAASQAKAGSVEAKIGDIWKTGNDEAKIEAAGLAPLQPQLDKITALNDTAAITQYLRDSQAEGKGVLFSLFANADYKDSANVIAYVGQGGLGLPEKGYYFDDAQAKIRDAYVAYIAQVLTLSGVDAAQAAEQAKAVMAFETRLAKASMSRIEMRDPAKRYNPLSAADADKLTPNFSWTALFDTLKVPAAQKFSLAQPGFFGEMDKMLADVPASTWQAYLRFHTIDDASPYLSSQFEKANFEFYGKTLRGQQEMQPRWKRVLESVNGGMGEALGQLYVDAVFPAESKVAMQHLVENLSQALKARLEQLPWMGEETKKKALEKWASFTPKIGYPDKWREWTGLQTNGDSYLGNMQAARAFNYRYMLDKIGKPVDKTEWGMTPQTVNAYYNATKNEIVFPAAILQAPFFDAKADPALNYGGIGAVIGHEMMHGYDDSGSQFAANGNFDNWWTDADRKAFTERTDQLVAQFDGYESVPGVFVKGKLTLGENIGDLGGLTVAYDALQMALKEDPKANVEVDGHSQDQRFFMNWATVWRRNFTDGELRVRLNTDPHAPANFRANGAPSNMPSYAAAFQCKTGDAMVRADDKRVVIW from the coding sequence ATGAACGTCCGCAACCTGGTCCCGCTGGGCCTGACCATCGCCATCGCTGCCTCGCTGGCGGCCTGTGGCAAGAACGAAACCGCACCGGCGGCCGGTGCCGACGCCAAACCGGCCTTCGACCTGTCGCAGATCAAGACGCCGCTGATCTCGCTCAACAGCGCCGACCTCGATCCGGCCATCTCGGCCTGTACCGACCTCAATGGCTTCGTCAACAGCAAGTGGCTGAAGGCCAACCCGGTGCCGGGTGACCAGACCACCTGGGGCAGCTTCGAGATCCTGCGCGAGCGCTCGCTGGAAGTGCAGCACGCGCTGGTGCAGCAGGCCGCCGCCAGCCAGGCCAAGGCCGGCTCGGTGGAAGCCAAGATCGGTGACATCTGGAAGACCGGCAATGACGAAGCCAAGATCGAAGCCGCCGGCCTCGCGCCGCTGCAGCCGCAGCTGGACAAGATCACCGCGCTGAACGATACCGCCGCCATCACCCAGTACCTGCGCGACAGCCAGGCCGAGGGCAAGGGCGTGCTGTTCTCGCTGTTTGCCAATGCTGATTACAAGGATTCGGCCAACGTCATCGCCTACGTCGGCCAGGGCGGCCTGGGCCTGCCGGAGAAGGGCTACTACTTCGACGATGCGCAGGCCAAGATCCGCGACGCCTACGTGGCCTACATCGCGCAGGTGCTGACCCTGTCCGGCGTGGACGCCGCGCAGGCCGCCGAGCAGGCCAAGGCCGTGATGGCCTTTGAAACCCGCCTGGCCAAGGCCTCGATGTCGCGCATCGAAATGCGTGACCCGGCCAAGCGCTACAACCCGCTCAGCGCCGCAGACGCCGACAAGCTGACCCCGAACTTCAGCTGGACCGCGCTGTTCGACACCCTGAAAGTGCCGGCCGCACAGAAGTTCTCGCTGGCCCAGCCGGGCTTCTTCGGTGAAATGGACAAGATGCTGGCCGATGTGCCGGCCAGCACCTGGCAGGCCTACCTGCGCTTCCACACCATCGACGACGCCTCGCCGTACCTGAGCAGCCAGTTCGAGAAGGCCAACTTCGAGTTCTATGGCAAGACCCTGCGCGGCCAGCAGGAAATGCAGCCGCGCTGGAAGCGCGTGCTGGAGTCGGTCAACGGTGGCATGGGTGAAGCCCTTGGCCAGCTGTACGTCGACGCCGTGTTCCCGGCCGAGTCGAAGGTGGCCATGCAGCACCTGGTGGAGAACCTGTCGCAGGCGCTGAAGGCGCGCCTGGAGCAGCTGCCGTGGATGGGCGAAGAAACCAAGAAGAAGGCGCTGGAAAAGTGGGCCAGCTTCACCCCGAAGATCGGTTACCCGGACAAGTGGCGTGAGTGGACCGGCCTGCAGACCAACGGTGACAGCTACCTGGGCAACATGCAGGCGGCACGTGCGTTCAACTACCGCTACATGCTGGACAAGATCGGCAAGCCGGTGGACAAGACCGAGTGGGGCATGACCCCGCAGACCGTCAACGCGTACTACAACGCCACCAAGAACGAGATCGTGTTCCCGGCGGCGATCCTGCAGGCGCCGTTCTTCGACGCCAAGGCCGATCCGGCGTTGAACTACGGTGGCATCGGTGCGGTCATCGGCCACGAGATGATGCACGGCTACGACGACTCGGGCAGCCAGTTCGCCGCCAACGGCAACTTCGACAACTGGTGGACCGACGCCGACCGCAAGGCCTTCACCGAGCGTACCGACCAGCTGGTCGCACAGTTCGATGGCTATGAGTCGGTGCCGGGCGTGTTTGTGAAGGGCAAGCTGACCCTGGGCGAGAACATCGGCGACCTGGGCGGCCTGACCGTGGCCTACGACGCGCTGCAGATGGCGCTGAAGGAAGACCCGAAGGCGAATGTCGAGGTTGATGGCCACAGCCAGGACCAGCGCTTCTTCATGAACTGGGCCACCGTGTGGCGCCGCAACTTCACCGATGGTGAGCTGCGCGTCCGCCTGAACACCGACCCGCATGCGCCGGCCAACTTCCGTGCCAACGGTGCACCGTCGAACATGCCGTCCTATGCCGCTGCATTCCAGTGCAAGACCGGCGATGCGATGGTGCGTGCCGACGACAAGCGCGTGGTGATCTGGTAA
- a CDS encoding HD-GYP domain-containing protein: MTMFPDAVPAPDLLHAQACLIDALSMSLQMRDAYTRHHCDRVGLLAQRLATHCDLDDEASAQIGLAARFHDIGKIGIPDEVLLAPRRHTDEERAIMREHPVRGEHIFLATGRSDAAPVARLIRAHHEAFDGSGYPDGLRGESIPLGSRIVTVADAYDAMTSVRPYRAAMERETALRIIEEQSGGLIDPYVLQRFHRMLAREPELA; this comes from the coding sequence ATGACCATGTTTCCTGACGCCGTACCCGCCCCCGACCTGCTGCATGCACAGGCCTGCCTGATCGATGCCCTCTCGATGTCGCTGCAGATGCGCGACGCTTATACCCGCCACCATTGCGACCGCGTTGGCCTGCTCGCGCAGCGCCTGGCCACGCACTGCGATCTGGATGACGAGGCCAGTGCGCAGATCGGTCTGGCCGCGCGCTTCCATGACATCGGCAAGATCGGCATTCCCGATGAGGTGCTGCTGGCCCCGCGCCGGCATACCGATGAGGAGCGCGCGATCATGCGCGAGCATCCGGTGCGCGGTGAACACATCTTCCTGGCCACCGGCCGCAGCGATGCGGCACCGGTTGCGCGGCTGATCCGCGCCCATCACGAGGCGTTCGATGGCAGTGGCTATCCCGATGGGCTGCGCGGCGAGAGCATTCCGTTGGGCTCGCGCATCGTCACCGTTGCTGATGCCTACGATGCCATGACCAGCGTGCGCCCCTACCGCGCGGCGATGGAACGCGAGACTGCGTTGCGCATCATCGAGGAGCAGTCCGGTGGACTGATCGATCCCTACGTGCTGCAGCGCTTTCATCGCATGCTGGCACGGGAGCCCGAGCTGGCGTAG